tgtatgtagcctcgctacctttatagcctcgctactgtatacagcctgtctttttactgttgttttatttctttacttacctattgttcacctaacaccttttttttgcattattggttagagcctgtaagtaaacatttcactgtaaggtctacacctgttgtattcggtgcacgcgacaaataaacattgatttgataGAGACTTCCCCAACCTCATCTGGATAGACCTTCCAAACAGGAAATCCTTTATCCAGTTGTACGTTCTTCCTCCTAACCACATAAGATCAAGGTTGATTAACAACCCCTccttccacatcatatcatatgCTTGCTCCACATAAAAAAAGACAGCGACAACAGTCTCCATGTTCACCTGAGCATTCCTGACTTCCGCTTCTAagcagagcactgggtccatagtttCCCTACCCTTCCTGTACCCACTCTGATGTGGTGATACTAGCCCCCTGCTCTCCAGGAAGTAAGTTAGACTCTCCGTAATCAGACGTTCCATAATCTTACATACATGTGATTTTAAAGCTATTGGCCGATAGGTTGTTGGCCTTGTTGGGTCCTTCCCTGGCTTCCGGATTGGTACCACTACTGCCTCCTTCCAGCTGGCTGGTAgtctcccctcctcccaccctctgtTGTACAACACCAATACCTTATCCAGTGCCTCATCACTACGGGCCAATATAACATAGTGCACCTCATCTTTCCCAGGTGGAGTTAACCCAGCCGTACCCATTGTCCTTTCCATCTCAGCCATGTCAAATGGTGCATTCAACGCATCATTTGCATCCTTTCTCCTATCCAGCACTCCAGGAtgctcctctctcgttctcttcctCCCCACTACCCCTCCTGTGACAAATCATCTCTGCCTTCTCCTCATCTGTTACTGCCACATCCTTCCCCACTCGTCAACATGGGATAATCCTACTCCCTTTTGACCCCACTCATCCTCTCAATCATCCCCCACAACCCCCCACCTCCACATCTATCCGTCGCCCTTCCAATGGTGTCACAGAACCAACGTGACCTCTTGGCCTGACAGACAGTTCTCCTCACCAGAGCCTGGGCTTGCTTATACTGAATCAGATGGTGGAAGTTATGCGTCCTTTTCCGTACTCCAAatgccctgttcctgctcctcacCAATGCCCCACATTGGGACTgcttccctcctcatcctccctgaaCTCTTAGGTATAGCGTCAGTAGCTGTCCCCACTAAAGCTGTTCTCACCCAGTTATTCATACTATCCACATCCCCTCTCATATCTACCCGAGCCATCACCTCCTCACTCAACTCCTGAAACTGATCCCACTTTGTCCTTCCAAACAACCAACCTCCCGACTCCGTCCACTGACACCACCTGCTTCCTCCGGCCTACTGTGCATACTATGGGGTAATGATCACTCCCTACTGTCAACTCCTCCCCATACCCCACACTCACAGATTCCAGCCATGGAACTAGATACCAGAGTGAGGTCCAAGACAGACTTTTCCCCTCTGGCTCCATCCTGGTCCCTCAGCAATCATTCAGGCACACCAGATTCTCCATCACTtggccacccccccccctccccctccctttaaATCTTATAGTAGTTCACTACCATTAGCACCCCTCATCTCAACCACCACATATTCCTGTTCAATACCTTTGCCTAGCATCCTGTAAGGGAGTCCTTGCTCTATGAAGGTGCCCCTCCCCTACGAACCACTACATATCCCTGTACGATAAACTCCACAGTCGGTTTGAGCCATGTTTCCTGCACACAAATCACATCAGGCTTAGCAGGCATGTCTACAATGAACTGCTTGAACTCCTGCCCATTAGCCAACAGGCTTTGAGCCTTCCATTGTAGTACTATCACAATAACTAAGACCCAGTAAAAATGACTCCCAAGACCCGAACTACGGCAATCAGGCTGGGTTTGTAGTGCCCAGCTCCGGTTCATGTGAATGGGTGTATTGAAAGATACCATGTCAGTAGCTATAGGGTTATGTAAATGTGTTATGTTGTGATTATATTGTATTATGATAAACCAATTCCAAAGGTTCAATGACAATATTTCTTGATATGTTTAGCTGAGTGGAAAATGTAGGCTTTGATGTTTGTCATGGCTTTAATGAATTCATGAGTTCggtgtgttctgatgggaggggcTTCCCCTACAAAatgagcctctctttcagttcaAGGGGGGGGGGGCCTTTCTCATTAAGCTGTTCATTGAGCACTGGTTAGCTGTCCCCATAATGTATACTTGTTTGTGGCAGTACGGTTTTCTTTCAGAATCACTATGTAAACAAGCACACTTGCACAGAAGTGCTTTTACAGCTCCGCCAGCGTTTTATATGGTAGAGTTTAAGTTTAATATAGGCTTAAGTTTGAGTTAAGGTTTTTCAGTtgagccttctggcctactctacgcaACAGACTTGGTACATAAACTGTTGAATGAATGCAATGTGAAATCTCAACATGCTAACTATAATTTTCCACACAAAAAACAACATATTAATGTATTTGTCTTGCCTTCCTTTTTGTTGCTTCCATGGCGATGGTGACCACCCGATGACCCCTGTGATCAGTCtggacacacacagcacagatgCAGGTCTGATCGCTCCGACAAAACCTGGCCAACTGCCTCCCGTGGAGTCTACAGACAGGCTCATCCAGGTTCTTCCACACAGTGACCAGTGGATGGCGCCCTAGAGCCGAGTCCCTGTAGTGAGGCTCCAGGTGCATCTCACAGTACGAGGCCAGGCACACCAGACATGACTTCACTGCTCTACACTGCTTTTCTGGACAGATATCGCAGGGCACCTCACCTGCTCTGAGTGCGGCTTGGTTTTCCTCCCGCGGTGCAACATTATGTAGGGTTGGCTTCGTTTTTAGCTGTGGCCTGATAGGGGAAGTGGTATAAAAGTGTGTAAAAGTTGCACACACTCTATAGCTATGTACCCATTTTATACACATTCAACTATTTGGAGTTGAGCATTATATTAAGTGCGCAACTTTCTTTttattatatagtgtatttaaTGTACTATTCAGTCAGCGCCTCTCCtactgttttgtgtgtgtgtcaatgcgTGGCTTTTTACCTTATGGGGAAACATGTCATACAGAGAGGACACTGGCAGGCACCATGGAGTCTCCAGTACTCCCCGATACAGCCCAGGCAGAAGCGATGGCCACAGGGGATAGAGACTGGATTGGTGAAGTCATCGAGACAGATGCAGCATTGAGGCAGTGCAGACATCCCTGAGAATAGAACAGAGTAAATTGAAAATCTTCCCGTGGAGGAACTTGGGTTTTTTGGAGTGAAATCAGGAAATGGTTTGGTACATGGGTATAGAGAAGAAGAAACATCCTGAAAAAATGAGCGTTGTTTGGAAGCATATCAGTTGTAGGATATTGGCTACATTTGTTATAGTTATTGTACAGATAACTAAAGGAAGGCGGCATCTGGGAATTGACACACTCATACACAGGAATGCAAGATCACAATGTCATCATAGTCATGGTTATAAAACGCCATGGCtgagtcccaaatgtcaccctattccctatgggccctgttcaaatgtagtgcacaataaagggaatagggtgccgtttaggATGCATGCAACCCCATATAAAGAAAAAGTCTTCCCGGAACTGTGCGTTGTGTAACACTTTATAAATCCTCAGTGTAATCTGAACATTAGTGATAATGCTGCTTCCTCTGTGACTTGGAACAGAGATAGTTAACCCATTAGTGACTAGAGGCCATTGGACAGGAAACTGTCCATAGCCATTCATACAAACAAAACATACCACAGAACCGCTGAGGCTCTTTGGATTACTTTAATAGGAACACTTATTGGGCAGGTTTCCCCAAACACAGATTAAAACTAGTCCTGGACTAAGAAGCACTTTTAATGGAGAATCTCCACAGAATGTGTATTTTAGTCCTGAACTAGGCTTCAAAAAAGGCACAGCATCCATCAACCACAACAGAAGCAAATGACCACATACACATGTTAGATGACAGCTTACTTTTAGCAACTGTTCCCCCACCTCTGGCTCTAACTCCTTCTACAGGCACATACAGCATGGCACCACAGTGTAGAAAAACATCAAATGAAAAGTACTTTCATTTATTAATACTAGTGATGTTCATCTAATAATATAAATGATCCAAAACTCATTTTACTTACCAGCTCTGTGCCAAGGATGACGAATTGTCAAGTCAGGTCCTAGGCTTATAGTGGCACAAATGTGTATGTGCTATGAACTAGTACTCTCACAAGGGGAGGATACGCCTTGTCACTGCTGGTAAAGGGGAAATCCATGTGGACTCTGAACGAGCTGTATTGCAGCATCCTTAGAAACATATTCTTATAAACATTCCCTAAAGTGGAGTTGTTCCTTCCTCGTTCACTCTAATCAGTTGTACTTTACACTCTTGCAAATCTTACATACacaacataaaaaaaatatatatttttaaaataaggCATAATTTCACACACACGTGATCTCAGCAGTGACAACTTGTAATTCCTTTCTAACTTTTATCATTGCTTGTCATCAGGAAACGAACCTCTGTCACCAACAACTACATTTTCCGGGCTTTTTGTACGGGATGTAGTTTCATGCGTTTCTTTTACGTCTGCGACGTTAGGTTATGAGGTAACAGAATCTACATACACCTCCGGATTTCAATACATCAGAGGAAAATAGTAAAGTGTGCCACGTCCTTTAATTTTGTGTTAACACCTTTCGCGGTGTCTGTATCTTCACTTCGCGCTACTGGATAGAGCTCTCAACCTGTATTTGTACTTCTTTATCCAATATATGAAAATGACCAACGACTCAGACTTATTTTTCATGCTGGAGAGTTAAACATAAGGGTAAAGATTCCCGGCGGAGAAAAAGCCAAAGAATAAGTAGATGTGTGACTTTACCAGCACGTCATaaaaaaagacacctgtcctTTCTcgtaatccacacacacacaccgactctTCTCGGACGCTTCGAACACCCCCCGTCTACGTCATTGCATCACTGCTGCATAACATTTTGCGCCCCTACGCAACTATACGGATGCGGGTACCTTTTGCAAATGGTCGCATGCGATTGGACACATGGAGGAGAGAGTCATTTTCGCAGTATCCTCAAAACCATGTATTTTTTGACACAACTGCCGACAGCTACAGGGACATAAACACAAAAAAAAATGCTGATTGGAGACAAGTGTCCACGATAGTAGGATTGCCAGGTCAGTTTAGTAGTGAGCTGGTGCTAGATGTGGCTAGTTAGCGTTAGCTATCTAACCAAGCCAATGAGGTGTATGTGTGAAAGAAGTAGTCAAATAAATTATGCTAGTTACTATCCCTGATAACTTTACCAAATAATCATATTTGAAAGAGTATGAGTGTGTATGCTGTATAAATAGTAATAAAAATGGTAGCTACTACTGTACCCctgataatttggtcagataacctggtgtgtgtctatgtgtacagTAGGTGACATGTCCATGATAGCTATCTAATAACTATAGTTATGCTAGGTAATGGTTTGGCTTATCATGTTCATGTCTATGTAGAAGAAGACTgtaggaggaagtggagaggacacagggacaggtatccgagagagagaagggcagagaaagagaagaagaggtcTAGGTCAGCAGCCTTGGTGCTTCTGCCACATTCTTTCTTTTCTGGATCCATTTATTGTGCCTATGGCAACGAGTGGCAATTTTACAGCCAGACCCTCTACTACGTCATCCACAAGTGTCGTTGCCACCGGTGCATCAAGACCCTCAACGTCACCTACAAATGTGACCTCCACCGGTGGAGTGAGACcctctacaacatcatccacgagtATGACCACCACCGGTGCAGCCATGGAAGACGATGAAATGGAGGAAGCACCTCTGGTTCTAGGACCACCTGAGATTGTTATGAACCTCACGGAAGTGACCACTGAGGACCTCGTTGAACAGGATGTGGccgtggagagaaacagagagcgaaaCGAAGAGGAACAACGTCACACCAGGCGTCATCGGAGGTACCAGCCCCCAGATCCACTCAACTCATTTCAGCAGAGGCTCTCCACCAAGCCGTCGAGAGGGATGCAGCCCAACCTGATGCTCACAGGAAGGAGAATGGAGAGACCCTCTTTGCCATGAGCCTTGTGCCAACACTGAAGAGGCTGCCTCAGTAAAAAAGCAGCAGTCAAGGTTAAAATGTATCAGCTGCTTTTCGAAGCTGAGTTCAATGGTACATTTTTCTCCACATCACAGGTAGTGTCATAAGTGTGCGACAGTGAAGTAAAGTAGGTCATTTTTACAGTATAGTCATGTAGGTTAATTGGTATTTCAGATCAAAGTATTAATATGAGGCAAATGTATAGCTGTTGTTTCTGGGTAAGAAAATCTCCTAAAACAGTTTGCTGTCAAAATATCTGCCTGTCATATTGATCTGAAATACAAATTCCATGAGTAAACAGCAAGTATTACCAActttaacacactgttcctataTCTATGGTGTCCACTACCTacactatacaccaagtcacttggctctgtcataaatCTCACATGGTCTCTTGTGTCATTTATGTTAAGCTTGTATGTTCTTTTTTTCTCCAGGTTCCATCTTTGTCAGAAAtgggatgacggatcaccaccagCTGAACATCGGAGAGGAGCtgtcttcctcccggggaaggactgcttGTTTTGATCtcccatcacggttgacaactccattgttctCCTCCCAGTTtaaaccttggcgtgatcctggacaacaccctttgttctcaaccaacatcaggATGGCCCGTTCCTGTTTCATGCTCTGCATCCGCAGATTTCTGACCTcatcacacaggaagcggcgcaggtccttccaggcacttgtcatctcccgtctggattacgaGACTAAAGCTGTCAATGGGCTTATTTTGTGCCATTAAAACCACAACTCATCCAAACCagtggtgttcaaccttcccaagttctctcacgtcaccccgctcctccgctctctccactggcttccagttgaagctcgcatccgctacaagaccatggtgcttgcctacggagctgtgaggggaacggcactgcagtacctccaggctctgatcaggccctacacccaaacaagggcactgcgttcatccacctctggcctgctcgcctccctaccactgaggaagtacagttcccgctcagcccagtcaaaactgttcgctgctctggcccccaatggtggaacaaactccctcacgacgccaggacagcagagtcaatcaccaccttccggagacacctgaaaccccacctcttcaaggaatacctaggataggataagtaatccttctcccccccttaaatgatttagatgcactattgtaaaggatggctgttccactggatgtaaATCATGAACCTACACTATACAAGGTGAATTCTCACCTTTTATTGTGTCATATTATGTTAAGTTGTATGTGTTGTTTTTCTCTTCCCTTTCAGAAATGGAGTCTCTggacaggaaggacaggaagaggagaggagtaccTCCCTTTTCACACACGTCAGTTCTGTTTAAATTCAGTCAATTCATAAAGTAATTTGTTTCTAAATGGATAGCTTAAATGAACTAATGTAAATGTGTGTTGAAACCTTTTGTGAAGTTATGTTCCATCGACTGGTCCGTGACGTCCAGGGGCCATTTGTTTAGCTGTGTTATGGCTACATATTATTTCCTTATTTCATAgacagatacacaaacacacctgtTCGTACCTCAGATCTCCAGTACCCTGCCCTCTCTGTCTTTGTGGCCATGTCTGAAGTTTCCCTACTACTTCTAGGCTTTATGAGTAGTCCCTGTATCGGTCTGCAGTTGTGCCAAAAATACATGCTCTTGCTGTtctcttatcggcagactcagtagcctcagtttttcggatgactgccttgcctggttcaccaattactttgcagacagagttcagtgtgtcaaatcggagggcatgctgtccggtcctctggcagtctctatgggggtgccacagggttcaattctcgggccgactcttttctctgtatatatcaatgatgttgctcttgctgcgggcgattccctgatccacctctacgcagacgacaccattctatatactttcggcccgtcattggacactctgctatctaacctccaaacgagcttcaatgccatacaacactccttccgtggcctccaactgctcttaaacgctagtaaaaccaaatgcatgcttttcaaccgatcgctgcctgcacccgcttgcccgactagcatcaccacactggatggttccgaccttgaatatgtggacacctataagtacctaggtgtctggctagactgcaaactctccttccagacccatatcaaacatctccaatcgaaaatcaaatcaagagtcggctttctattccgtaacaaagcctccttcactcacgctgccaagcttaccctagtaaaactgactatcctaccgatcctcgactttggcgatgtcatctacaaaattgcttccaacactcttctcagcaaactggatgcagtttatcacagtgccatccgttttgtcactaaagcaccttatactacccaccactgcgacttgtatgctctagtcggctggccctcgctacatattcgtcgcaagacccactggctccaggtcgtctacaaggccatgctaggtaaagctccgccttatctcagttcactggtcacgatggcaacacccatccgtagcacgcactccagcaggtgtatctcactgatcatccctaaagccaacacctcattcggccgcctttcgttccagtactctgctgcctgtgactggaacaaattgcaaaaatcgctgaagttggagacctttatctccctcaccaacttcaaacatcagctatctgagcagctaaccgatcgctgcagctgtacataatctattggtaaatagcccacccattttcacctacctcatccccacagtttttatttatttacttttctgctcttttgcacaccaatatctctacctgtacatgaccatttatcaatccagtgttaatctgcaatattgtaattattcgcctacctcctcatgccttttgcacacattgtatatagactcccctttttttctctactgtgttattgacttgttaattgtttacttcatgtgtaactctgttttgtctgttcacactgctatgctttatcttggccaggtcgcagttgtaaatgagaacttgttctcaactagcctacctggttaaataaaggtgaaataaaaaaataaaaataaaaacagattacacattcatttattttttattttttacacgcacacacacctctttcAATAGTTGtacttttttaaacatttttacaacacacatacctgtcatgTTCTTTCCTGTACTTGAATACTTATTCAATTATAATGTTTTCATAGTCAGTTGTTTCAATTGTTTATTAATATCTAGTTTAGACTTAATCTGCTTATTTCTTCCCTACACCTTTGCTGGTCTAAGACAAGATGAAAGTAAAAGCACATTCTCTTCCTAATTAGTTTTTTCCCCACCTGTATTTTGTCAGGCCAGTGAACATGGTGGTAAAAAACTGTACTATTTGTATGGACCCTAGGTTACCCTTTCCCTTTGTTATCATATTAACTGTATGTCGTATAACCTTAATTAGTGCTCCCGCTCACCTGGTGTACCATGCCAGGTGTGTATAATACTGACGTTaatgggagagggaaggggttaaGGTGTGGTCTTTACTCCCAAATTTCACTTAAATATAACTTCCAAATGAAGAAAGACAATGATACATAAAGTAATCTGGGGGAAAAAATGCAATTTTATGGACAACGGTGGATGGTTCTTAAAATAACCTTTGTGTTAAGGGGCTCTTAAATTACCTCCGCAGGTAGTTGTGGAGAATATGTGGCCTTCACGCAGACATCGACATTTGAGGGGCTGAGGCCAAGCACTCTCCGATACATTCTCCATCAGGGCTGCCAGAATCCCAAAGGCGCATTCAACAACTAACCTTGCCCTGGACAGTCGTTTGTTAAAGATCCTTACAGGCTTTGGCAATGGCAGCTGGCGTCCAGCGTAGGGCCTCATGAGGTTGGGTCTTAAAGGGAAGGCCTCATCGCCGACGAAGACGTGGtgaacaggtcccaggtcttcagccccagggagtgatgcaggTGGTGGAATATCCAGGGTGCCATCCTGAAGTGCCTGGCTGAAGGCAGAGTCCCGGAGGGTCCCGCCATCACTTCCCTTGCCGTAAGCACCAACATCGACAACACGGAAGCAGTAGATGGCATCTACTACAGCCAAGAGTACAACTGAATATATACCCTTGTAGTTGCAGAATTGTGAACCTGAGCACAGTGGAGCCTGGATTACTACATGTTTCCTGTCAATGGAGCCAAGACAGTTGGGGAAATTCCACCTCTCCAGGTTCTCGGCAGTGATGGTCCTCCAGTCTTCCTCCTTGGGGACAGGCATGTTTTCACCAACCAGACAGTCCCAAATGGCTTGTGCCACAGAGGGGACAATGCCTGCCACCGTGGACCGTCCAACTCGGAAGCTGAATCCTATGGTCCTGTAGGAGTCCCCTGTCgccaagaatctaaaatataattgAAAATAATGATCAATATTGTGTATAACTTGAATTCCACCCACATATTATATCTACTCATATTGCTACCTCATTACTGTTTATTATGCTTTACTAATTATATTGTAATACTCATCAACCATCATTAACAATGCCTTGAAACAGTACAATTCAGTCTATGACTATATCAATAAACTGTATTCCAGGCCAACTCTACTCTTAGAAAGAATGGTACTGTCTACTTTctctggctgtccccataggagatccCTTTTAG
The genomic region above belongs to Oncorhynchus masou masou isolate Uvic2021 chromosome 27, UVic_Omas_1.1, whole genome shotgun sequence and contains:
- the LOC135516161 gene encoding uncharacterized protein LOC135516161; amino-acid sequence: MRPTLRKVVLIALLGRDQPRRKRRSVWVQRWLKSRKQAGEFHRLIQELRLFVEEFRSYFRLDGSQFDHLLQMVGARITRMDTNYRESISPVERLAICLRFLATGDSYRTIGFSFRVGRSTVAGIVPSVAQAIWDCLVGENMPVPKEEDWRTITAENLERWNFPNCLGSIDRKHVVIQAPLCSGSQFCNYKGIYSVVLLAVVDAIYCFRVVDVGAYGKGSDGGTLRDSAFSQALQDGTLDIPPPASLPGAEDLGPVHHVFVGDEAFPLRPNLMRPYAGRQLPLPKPVRIFNKRLSRARLVVECAFGILAALMENVSESAWPQPLKCRCLREGHIFSTTTCGGNLRAP
- the LOC135516162 gene encoding E3 ubiquitin-protein ligase TRIM47-like, producing the protein MSALPQCCICLDDFTNPVSIPCGHRFCLGCIGEYWRLHGACQCPLCMTCFPIRPQLKTKPTLHNVAPREENQAALRAGEVPCDICPEKQCRAVKSCLVCLASYCEMHLEPHYRDSALGRHPLVTVWKNLDEPVCRLHGRQLARFCRSDQTCICAVCVQTDHRGHRVVTIAMEATKRKVKLKKSMIKFQQMIQERLKKMEDLQQSAELVEVTEEKQKAAERRAEGLVKEMEQEITELQRRSTALEQLSHTEDHLTLLQRFPSLSTPLHNKDWSHIIKSLIQELQGKLEISSRDSRKLH